In one Acipenser ruthenus chromosome 10, fAciRut3.2 maternal haplotype, whole genome shotgun sequence genomic region, the following are encoded:
- the LOC117405951 gene encoding fibronectin type III domain-containing protein 7-like: MGTSRLASCMIIGFISICMTEITATNKGFSVSMYTVTSKSISVQWSRVPGIHSVKVTATPKTVPGTPVFVQFNGATIIGSIVSLTPSTSYTVNVEAIDSLGTVLASAEIEQRTAPDVPSIDQAYSKQSSSITVEWTAVAGATGYTLRAEDGKSIIETTVTDSPGTITNLDPATQYMISLMSVNAGGRSQPSLPKKAKTVLAAPVLSSSSPSNDSIVVTWEPVYMAVEYKLSLMRADGVGSRLNINTSQTTMTFSGLDSGITYSIKANAWDSSHTQGDDFSVTQITRPAVPSSVELAMISRSMGVDVSWSLVEGAEIYTVLGSSRLNCTSVFSSCTISPLECGNNYSVSVVASNKAGPSSPSEPANFLTVPCAPQGIRIEVVNPGNLTVSWSTVPLGEYYIVYVKRDDGLEVFCNTTLSTCDYQFQCGFTYFTTVFAYNAAGQSPLGSVLNYTTAPCCPADIKPAFVSSDTLEITWSPVRGAEVYETRAGDGTSVIHCNDTATVCALSALKCNTRYSVIISSCSEIRGCNTSCVPHYVTTAPCSPQIKVTEVTPFTFNVSWSSDNKKANYTVSIRGGVGLEAESRTHRSSGNFWVVFSNLPCGSTFYVSAIATSPEGESLPSYTVPLETAPCCPQNLTVTQVTQAMTNVSWSVGRGAQSYVTMLESLRGEAKCHTLQSHCLLGCITCGTNYTVSLQSISDTGLTSECMYQGYSSSACCPSSVKLYRLANNAVRVYWRAPGGSHNYTADLYGSNANYTCTPSPGSSSCDISEVSCGDVYTVVVSPITSNGSKVTFCPRKVYSVSCSGSNVGMVIYRGKRSVE, translated from the exons ATGGGAACAAGCAGATTAGCATCGTGTATGATTATTGGTTTCATAAGCATATGCATGACTGAG ATCACTGCCACCAacaaag GATTTTCTGTATCGATGTACACTGTGACATCAAAAAGCATTTCAGTACAATGGTCCAGGGTTCCAGGAATCCACTCAGTCAAGGTCACTGCGACTCCTAAAACCGTACCAGGGACTCCAGTGTTTGTTCAGTTCAATGGTGCCACAATCATTGGGTCCATTGTCTCCCTGACCCCTAGTACCAGCTACACTGTGAATGTGGAAGCTATAGACAGCCTTGGCACCGTGCTGGCAAGCGCTGAGATTGAGCAACGCACAG CCCCTGATGTGCCCAGCATTGACCAGGCATACTCAAAGCAGAGTAGCAGCATCACTGTGGAATGGACAGCAGTTGCTGGGGCCACTGGCTATACTCTGAGAGCCGAAGATGGGAAATCCATCATTGAAACCACAGTCACTGACTCTCCAGGAACAATCACTAACCTGGACCCTGCTACTCAATACATGATCAGCCTCATGTCTGTCAATGCAGGAGGGAGAAGCCAGCCCTCACTGCCCAAGAAAGCAAAGACAG TTCTGGCCGCACCAGTACTCTCCTCCAGTTCCCCCAGCAATGACTCCATTGTGGTGACCTGGGAGCCAGTGTACATGGCCGTTGAGTACAAGCTTTCACTCATGAGGGCCGATGGAGTAGGCAGTCGGCTGAATATAAACACCTCTCAAACCACCATGACCTTCTCTGGACTGGATTCTGGGATCACCTACAGCATAAAAGCCAATGCTTGGGATTCCAGCCACACTCAGGGAGATGACTTCTCGGTCACTCAGATTACAA gACCCGCAGTTCCGAGCTCAGTTGAGCTGGCTATGATTAGCCGGTCCATGGGTGTGGATGTGTCTTGGTCTTTGGTGGAGGGGGCTGAGATTTACACAGTTCTGGGCTCCAGTAGACTGAACTGCACCTCAGTGTTCTCCTCCTGTACCATCTCTCCCCTGGAGTGTGGAAATAACTACTCAGTCAGTGTGGTAGCCAGCAATAAAGCAGGGCCTAGCTCCCCCTCCGAACCTGCTAATTTCCTAACAG TTCCCTGTGCCCCACAAGGCATTAGAATAGAAGTGGTCAATCCTGGCAACCTGACAGTGTCCTGGTCCACAGTACCCCTCGGAGAATACTACATAGTCTATGTGAAAAGAGACGATGGCTTGGAGGTGTTCTGTAACACCACGCTGAGCACATGCGATTACCAGTTTCAGTGTGGCTTTACATATTTCACCACTGTCTTTGCCTATAACGCAGCTGGACAGAGTCCTTTAGGCAGTGTTTTAAACTACACTACTG cgCCATGCTGTCCAGCTGACATCAAGCCAGCCTTTGTGTCCAGTGACACTCTGGAGATCACCTGGTCCCCAGTCCGTGGGGCTGAAGTGTATGAGACCAGGGCAGGCGATGGGACCAGTGTGATTCACTGCAATGATACAGCCACTGTCTGCGCCCTGTCTGCGTTAAAATGCAACACCAGATACAGCGTGATCATCTCCTCCTGCAGTGAGATCAGGGGCTGCAACACCTCCTGTGTGCCACATTACGTAACGACGG ctcccTGCAGCCCACAGATCAAGGTGACAGAGGTGACTCCGTTCACGTTTAATGTCTCCTGGAGCTCAGACAACAAGAAAGCCAATTACACTGTGTCGATTCGTGGGGGGGTGGGTCTGGAGGCGGAGTCTAGGACCCACAGAAGCTCTGGGAACTTCTGGGTTGTATTCAGTAATCTGCCCTGTGGCTCCACCTTTTACGTTAGCGCCATTGCCACCAGCCCTGAAGGAGAGAGCTTGCCCAGCTACACCGTGCCACTGGAGACAG CTCCCTGCTGCCCTCAGAATCTGACGGTCACTCAGGTGACACAGGCCATGACCAACGTGAGCTGGTCTGTCGGACGAGGGGCTCAGTCATACGTTACCATGCTGGAGTCTCTCCGAGGAGAGGCCAAGTGCCACACACTGCAGTCCCACTGCCTGCTGGGATGCATCACCTGTGGGACCAACTACACTGTGTCCTTGCAGTCTATTAGTGACACTGGCCTTACATCAGAGTGCATGTACCAAGGATACTCCTCCA GTGCCTGCTGTCCTTCCAGTGTGAAGCTGTACAGACTGGCTAACAATGCAGTCAGAGTGTACTGGCGTGCCCCTGGCGGCTCCCACAATTACACTGCAGATCTGTATGGGTCCAACGCCAACTACACCTGCACCCCCTCCCCAGGGTCCAGTTCCTGTGACATCAGTGAGGTCTCCTGTGGGGACGTCTACACTGTCGTTGTGTCACCCATAACCAGTAATGGATCCAAAGTGACATTCTGCCCGAGAAAAGTATATTCAG tatcctGTTCCGGAAGCAATGTTGGAATGG TTATATATCGAGGAAAAAGAAGTGTGGAATAG
- the LOC117414095 gene encoding syntaxin-binding protein 3-like produces the protein MAAGTDHGLKNILWQKIKENVIDDHKKPGEWRILILDHFTTKVLSSCCKMSDLMSEGITIVEDLYKNREPVPEMKAVYFISPSEKGVDSLVNDFKSTYKYKAAYIYFTDYCPDSLFNKLRTYCAKAIRVCKELNISFLPYESQVFTLDNPDAFHSIYSTHRTDKDTTLEKMAEQIVTLCATLDENPGVRYKKEPLDNAKKLAQLVENKLGEHYELDEKCKGKSKTQAQLLIVDRGFDPVSPILHELTYQAMVYDLISIENDTYKYQSKDGASAKEKQSILNEEDDLWTKLRHMHIAEVSEEIPKRVKEISANKKIKDGKITMSGLSQLMKKMPSFRKQISKKTVHLNLAEECMNHFQANVEKLCKVEQDLALGADTEGQKVKDPMRTLLPVLLQKHSTYDKIRAVLLYIFSLNGTTEENLRKIFQQIDNESNIILNWDRLGVPIHSSSSQQRKTARKDRSHEETYQLSRWTPVIKDVMEDAIENKLETREWPHKSECPAAWNGSGAVSARQKHKGSNQDDRRSGSRLIVFIIGGVSYSEMRCAYEVTQAVKSCEVIIGSTHILTPRRLLDDMQDLSKTKGPMETFTIIEEKAA, from the exons ATGGCAGCTGGAACAGATCACGGGTTAAAGAATATTCTTTGGCAGA AAATAAAGGAAAACGTCATCGATGACCACAAAAAGCCAGGAGAATGGAGG ATATTAATTTTGGATCACTTCACCACCAAAGTGCTATCTTCGTGCTGCAAGATGTCAGATCTCATGTCCGAAGGGATAACTA TTGTGGAAGACCTGTATAAAAACCGTGAACCCGTTCCAGAGATGAAGGCTGTTTATTTCATTTCTCCATCTGAAAAG ggtgtgGATTCACTTGTTAATGACTTCAAGAGCACATACAAGTACAAAGCAGCATATATCTATTTTACTGACT attgcCCAGACAGTCTTTTTAACAAACTGAGGACATATTGTGCAAAGGCGATACGAGTTTGTAAAGAGCTAAACATTTCCTTTCTGCCATATGAATCTCAA GTGTTCACTCTTGATAATCCAGATGCCTTCCACAGTATTTACAGCACCCACAGGACGGATAAAGATACTACGCTTGAGAAGATGGCAGAACAGATAGTGACGCTGTGTGCAACTTTGGATGAAAACCCTGGAGTTAGATATAAAAA GGAACCCTTAGATAATGCCAAGAAACTGGCTCAGCTGGTAGAGAACAAACTCGGCGAACATTATGAATTGGATGAAAAGTGCAAAGGAAAG agcaAAACACAAGCACAACTTTTAATAGTTGATCGAGGCTTTGATCCAGTTTCTCCTATCCTGCATGAGCTGACGTACCAGGCAATGGTTTATGATCTGATTTCAATTGAAAATGATACATATAA GTATCAGTCAAAAGATGGTGCCAGTGCTAAGGAAAAACAGTCAATACTTAATGAAGAGGATGATCTTTGGACAAAACTTCGGCACATGCACATTGCAGAAGTTTCAGA GGAAATCCCAAAACGTGTAAAGGAAATTTCtgcaaacaagaaaataaaagacGGCAAG ATTACAATGAGCGGTTTGTCTCAGCTAATGAAGAAGATGCCTTCTTTCCGCAAGCAAATTTCAAAG AAAACAGTTCATCTTAATTTAGCTGAAGAATGCATGAACCATTTTCAGGCAAATGTGGAAAAACTTTGCAAGGTGGAACAG GACCTAGCTCTTGGAGCTGATACAGAAGGGCAGAAAGTTAAGGACCCTATGCGAACACTTCTTCCAGTTTTGCTACAAAAGCACTCCACTTATGACAAGATAAGAGCTGTTCTGCTGTACATATTCAGCTTAAATG GAACGACTGAGGAGAATCTAAGAAAGATCTTTCAACAAATTGACAATGAaagtaatattattttaaactggGACAGACTCGGAGTCCCGATTCATTCTTCA TCTTCACAGCAACGTAAGACGGCAAGGAAAGATCGCTCCCATGAGGAAACCTATCAGCTTTCCCGATGGACACCTGTTATTAAGGATGTCATGGAG gatgcTATAGAGAACAAGTTAGAGACTAGAGAATGGCCCCATAAATCTGAATGCCCTGCAGCTTGGAATGGGTCTGGTGCTGTAAG TGCTCGTCAGAAACACAAGGGCAGCAATCAAGATGACCGACGGAGTGGTTCAAGGCTCATAGTATTTATAATTGGAGGTGTTAGCTACTCTGAGATGCGGTGTGCCTACGAAGTGACTCAAGCAGTCAAGTCCTGTGAAGTAATAATTG GATCCACACATATTTTGACGCCCAGAAGACTTCTAGATGATATGCAGGATCTCAGCAAAACTAAAGGACCCATGGAAACTTTCACTATTATTGAGGAGAAAGCAGCCTGA